The DNA region CCGGGCTGGTGGAAGTGGACGCCACCGGCGATGCTGCAGGCGGCCCCGGCGCAGACGGGCCCCATGGCCGCGTACTGCAGCGGGTGGTGCCGGCGGCCCCGCAGCAGCGCCGACAGCAGCAGGGTGGCGAGCGGGGCGGTGGCGTGCACTGCTTGCGCCGCGTCCAGCGGCACCAGGCTCAGccccaggttgcccagggccacGCTGCCGCAGAAGGTGAGGCTCAGCAGGTAGATCCTGGCCCGGGGACGGACGGATGGCAGCGGGCCCCGTGCCCACCCCAGCGGGTACCCCAGCGCCACTGCCGCCAGCATGTGCAGGGACGACAGCAGCAGCGGGTAGCGGAAGCCGTGGGCGGCGAAAATCCATTTGTTGAGGCCGGCCAGGGCAGTGCCGGTGCCCAGCCAGGCCAGCACGGTGAGGGCCAGCGACAGAGGCGGCCCGGACAGCTGCCACCCCGGCTCAGGTCTGCGGGGCTGGAGGGTCCCGCCGGCGGCCGTCATCGCTGCTTCATCACCGCCGGGGCACCGCGGGCACATGGGCACCGCTGCCACGCCGGCCGTGCCGGTGCGTGCGGCGTCCCCGGCTCCTCCCGGCGTCGGCGTCGGCGTCACCTGCCCAGGGTGGGCCCACGGAGGGGTCAGCCGCGGGGTGCCATGTGCAAGCGGCGCCGGCACCAAGGAGAGAGGAAAGTTTGATGGCGGGGAGCGAAGGCGGCGAGGCTCCTCCCCACCGGGCCGCCGCACGTCACCGCGGCCGGCAGTGCGGGCCTGCGGAAAACTGGAGGAGCGGCACGGCGAGCCGGGAACCGAGCCGGGAACCGGCGGCAGCGGCTGCGTGTTCCCCCCCGGAGCCGCCTGCAGCCGGAGGACCGGAGGCGGTGGGAGCACGGGCGGCCTCCATGGTGACGGCGGGGCTGCGTCAGTGTCCCCGGCTGACTCACGCCGGGGCGGGCGCCATCGCTCGCCGGGCCTGGCACGGGCACCGGCATCCCCGCCCAGCGCACCGCCTGCCCTGGCACCGCTCCCCGCCAGCTGCCCCCGCCCTGGTCTCGTTTTAGGAGGGGATTAAATCTCACGGGGTTTCCACGCACGTT from Anas platyrhynchos isolate ZD024472 breed Pekin duck chromosome 16, IASCAAS_PekinDuck_T2T, whole genome shotgun sequence includes:
- the SLC35E4 gene encoding solute carrier family 35 member E4 — its product is MCPRCPGGDEAAMTAAGGTLQPRRPEPGWQLSGPPLSLALTVLAWLGTGTALAGLNKWIFAAHGFRYPLLLSSLHMLAAVALGYPLGWARGPLPSVRPRARIYLLSLTFCGSVALGNLGLSLVPLDAAQAVHATAPLATLLLSALLRGRRHHPLQYAAMGPVCAGAACSIAGGVHFHQPGGCVLLAATVLRALKSLQQSLLLQEDRLDAVSLLCLTALPSFWLLFGAAVALEVAPAWEGVLRYDGSLWGCVLLSCLGSVLYNLASFCVLSLTSALTIHLLGNLTVVGNLLLSRLLFGSHLSGLSYLGIGLTLAGMFMYHQPQLVARRWAAWPGRAPHRSE